From the genome of Thermococcus chitonophagus, one region includes:
- the upp gene encoding uracil phosphoribosyltransferase: MIEDKRWEKVYSFEDSPFIMEILTQLRDKNTDSIAFRKGLVKLGRYMAYEITKTMETETVKIETPLEETEGIIVKDRRNVVIVTVLRAAIPLMEGLIKVFEHARVGIVSAVRGKAPKFEIEMDYVKVPQIKPEDTVIVADPMIATGSTLTKVLEEVKKYGEPKRTIIVGVLAAPEGITKIKSKFPDVEIFVAKIDRELDDKGYILPGLGDAGDRAFGEPLKLTTLPQVHYIE, encoded by the coding sequence ATGATTGAGGATAAGAGGTGGGAGAAGGTTTACTCCTTTGAGGATTCCCCATTTATTATGGAGATACTGACTCAGCTTAGGGATAAGAACACGGACAGCATAGCCTTTAGGAAGGGTCTAGTCAAGCTTGGAAGGTACATGGCCTATGAAATTACGAAAACAATGGAGACTGAGACCGTGAAGATCGAAACTCCACTCGAGGAGACTGAGGGAATAATAGTTAAAGACAGGAGAAATGTAGTGATAGTCACAGTTCTCAGAGCCGCAATTCCGTTAATGGAAGGATTAATTAAGGTATTCGAGCACGCAAGGGTTGGAATTGTGTCAGCCGTAAGGGGCAAGGCTCCGAAGTTTGAAATTGAGATGGATTACGTGAAGGTACCTCAGATAAAGCCTGAAGATACTGTAATAGTCGCCGATCCCATGATAGCTACGGGTTCAACTTTAACGAAAGTCCTCGAAGAAGTCAAAAAGTACGGTGAGCCAAAGAGGACTATAATCGTTGGTGTTCTCGCAGCACCGGAGGGAATTACAAAGATAAAGAGCAAGTTCCCTGACGTTGAGATATTTGTAGCAAAGATAGATAGAGAATTAGATGACAAGGGCTACATCCTGCCAGGTCTTGGAGATGCAGGTGACAGAGCATTCGGTGAGCCCCTGAAGCTAACTACCCTTCCCCAGGTTCACTATATCGAGTGA